One genomic region from Streptomyces sp. NBC_01431 encodes:
- a CDS encoding alpha/beta hydrolase produces the protein MPVLPGAEPFRHEGGEVGVLLCHGFTGSPQSLRPWAEYLAERGLTVSLPLLPGHGTRWQDMQLTGWQDWYAEVDRALRELRERCTRVFVFGLSMGGALALRLAAKHGDEISGLVLVNPGNKVHGAAAHALPVVRHFVRSTKGIASDIALEGSEEIGYDRVPLHAAHSLRNFFKIVDGELPQVTQPLVVLHSPQDHVVPPADSARVLSRVSSTDVQEILLEQSYHVATLDHDAERIFEESYSFIGRLAPDVAKKGSTTGG, from the coding sequence GTGCCGGTCCTCCCTGGAGCCGAGCCGTTCCGCCACGAGGGCGGAGAGGTCGGCGTCCTCCTCTGTCACGGTTTCACCGGTTCCCCGCAGTCGCTGCGCCCCTGGGCCGAATATCTGGCGGAGCGCGGCCTCACGGTCTCGCTCCCCCTGCTGCCCGGACACGGCACCCGCTGGCAGGACATGCAGCTCACCGGCTGGCAGGACTGGTACGCGGAGGTGGACCGCGCCCTGCGCGAGCTCCGTGAGCGCTGCACGCGGGTCTTCGTCTTCGGCCTCTCGATGGGCGGCGCGCTGGCGCTGCGGCTCGCCGCGAAGCACGGCGACGAGATCAGCGGCCTGGTCCTCGTCAACCCGGGCAACAAGGTGCACGGCGCGGCCGCCCACGCGCTGCCGGTGGTCCGCCACTTCGTCCGCTCGACCAAGGGCATCGCCAGCGACATCGCCCTCGAAGGCTCCGAGGAGATCGGCTACGACCGGGTGCCGCTGCACGCGGCGCACTCGCTGCGCAACTTCTTCAAGATCGTGGACGGTGAACTGCCGCAGGTGACCCAGCCGTTGGTGGTTCTGCACAGCCCGCAGGACCATGTGGTGCCGCCGGCCGACTCGGCTCGGGTCCTCAGCCGGGTGTCCTCCACGGACGTCCAGGAGATCCTGCTGGAACAGAGCTACCACGTGGCGACGTTGGACCACGATGCGGAGCGGATCTTCGAGGAGAGCTACTCGTTCATCGGCCGCCTCGCTCCTGACGTCGCGAAGAAGGGGAGCACGACCGGTGGCTGA
- a CDS encoding lysophospholipid acyltransferase family protein: protein MIYGAMKFSIGGSLKLAFRPWVEGLENIPAEGPAILASNHLSFSDSFFLPAVLDRKVTFIAKAEYFTSPGVKGKLTAAFFKGVGQLPVDRSGARGAGEAAINAGIDVIKNGGLFGIYPEGTRSPDGRLYRGKPGGLARVALATGAPVIPVAMIDTEKIQPPGKVVPKLMRPGIRIGKPLDFSRYQGMEGDRFILRSVTDEVMYEIMKLSGQEYVDIYATAAKRQIADEAKRVADEHKAVEKAERVREAEQAKQAERPGD from the coding sequence TTGATCTACGGCGCAATGAAGTTCTCCATCGGCGGGTCGCTGAAGCTCGCCTTCAGGCCGTGGGTGGAGGGCCTGGAGAACATTCCCGCCGAGGGTCCGGCGATCCTCGCGAGCAACCACCTCTCCTTCTCGGACTCCTTCTTCCTGCCGGCCGTGCTGGACCGCAAGGTCACCTTCATCGCCAAGGCCGAGTACTTCACCTCCCCCGGGGTCAAGGGAAAGCTGACGGCGGCCTTCTTCAAGGGCGTCGGCCAGCTCCCGGTGGACCGCTCGGGCGCCCGCGGCGCCGGTGAGGCGGCGATCAACGCGGGTATCGACGTCATCAAGAACGGCGGCCTGTTCGGCATCTATCCGGAAGGCACGCGCTCGCCCGACGGCCGCCTCTACCGCGGCAAGCCCGGCGGTCTCGCCCGGGTGGCGCTGGCCACCGGCGCGCCCGTCATCCCGGTCGCGATGATCGACACCGAGAAGATCCAGCCCCCGGGGAAGGTCGTCCCCAAGCTGATGCGTCCCGGCATCCGGATCGGCAAGCCGCTCGACTTCAGCCGGTACCAGGGCATGGAGGGCGACCGCTTCATCCTGCGCTCGGTGACCGACGAGGTCATGTACGAGATCATGAAGCTCTCCGGCCAGGAGTACGTCGACATCTACGCGACCGCCGCCAAGCGCCAGATCGCCGATGAGGCCAAGCGCGTCGCCGACGAGCACAAGGCCGTCGAGAAGGCGGAGCGGGTCCGCGAGGCGGAGCAGGCCAAGCAGGCGGAACGCCCCGGCGACTAG
- the macS gene encoding MacS family sensor histidine kinase, whose amino-acid sequence MAKRERVVGMSVELPLWRALTGYRVLTTLYAVVIFATGYGKFERPWVGIGYLSVLTGWNFATLPRVANAAACTKRFLSLDLAVVLVGILLTPVADVNAQQVDGPTLPTIAAAGSVLAFAIKGGWRWAGFASSLVAVANIVERGTPTRDTFHNVILVWIASIAVGYIVEVARASEATLARALEIEAATRERERLARGIHDSVLQVLAMVQRRGSALGGEAAELGRMAGEQEVALRTLVSSGLVPPRRASEDAANGAVVRAVEVDDEPDDVAGTDLRLLLAPHAGSRVSFAEPGAAVLLPAPAAGELAAAVSAALDNVRRHAGESAQAWILVEDWGDEVVVTVRDDGPGIPAGRLEAAEGEGRMGVALSIRGRLRDLGGTAELISVPGQGTEVELKVPRGKAGRHG is encoded by the coding sequence ATGGCGAAGCGCGAACGGGTCGTGGGGATGTCGGTGGAGCTGCCGCTGTGGCGGGCGCTGACCGGCTACCGGGTCCTCACCACGCTCTACGCGGTGGTGATCTTCGCCACGGGATACGGGAAGTTCGAGCGGCCCTGGGTCGGCATCGGCTACCTCTCGGTGCTCACCGGGTGGAACTTCGCCACGCTGCCCAGGGTGGCCAACGCGGCCGCCTGCACCAAGCGGTTCCTCTCCCTCGACCTCGCCGTGGTGCTCGTCGGCATCCTGCTGACGCCGGTCGCCGACGTCAACGCCCAGCAGGTCGACGGTCCGACGCTGCCGACCATCGCGGCGGCCGGATCGGTCCTCGCCTTCGCCATCAAGGGCGGCTGGCGCTGGGCCGGATTCGCCTCCTCACTGGTGGCCGTCGCCAACATCGTGGAACGCGGCACCCCCACCCGGGACACCTTCCACAACGTCATCCTGGTGTGGATCGCCTCGATCGCGGTCGGCTACATAGTCGAGGTGGCCCGCGCCAGTGAGGCGACCCTCGCGCGCGCCCTGGAGATCGAGGCGGCCACCCGCGAACGCGAGCGCCTCGCCCGCGGCATCCACGACAGCGTGCTCCAGGTGCTCGCCATGGTGCAGCGCCGGGGCAGCGCCCTGGGCGGCGAGGCCGCCGAGCTCGGCCGGATGGCCGGCGAGCAGGAAGTGGCCCTGCGCACCCTGGTCTCCAGCGGACTGGTGCCGCCCAGGCGGGCCTCCGAGGACGCCGCGAACGGCGCCGTGGTCCGCGCCGTGGAGGTCGACGACGAACCCGACGACGTCGCCGGGACCGATCTGCGCCTGCTGCTGGCCCCGCACGCCGGATCGCGGGTCTCCTTCGCGGAACCGGGCGCTGCGGTGCTGCTCCCGGCCCCGGCGGCCGGGGAGCTGGCGGCCGCTGTCAGTGCCGCGTTGGACAATGTCCGCAGACACGCGGGGGAGTCGGCCCAGGCCTGGATCCTGGTCGAGGACTGGGGGGACGAGGTGGTCGTGACGGTGCGGGACGACGGCCCCGGCATCCCGGCGGGCCGGCTGGAGGCGGCCGAGGGGGAGGGGCGCATGGGCGTCGCCCTCTCGATCCGGGGCCGGCTGCGGGACCTCGGCGGTACGGCGGAGCTGATCTCCGTGCCGGGCCAGGGCACGGAAGTTGAACTGAAGGTCCCACGGGGGAAGGCAGGACGGCACGGATGA
- a CDS encoding response regulator transcription factor translates to MTEQYTVRADATVRVMVVDDHPMWRDAVARDLAAAGFDVVATAGDGPQAVRRAQAVEPDVLVLDLNLPGMPGAQVCKELVAADPALRVLVLSASGEHADVLEAVKSGALGYLLKSASTEELTDAVRRTAVGDPVFTPGLAGLVLGEYRRLARDPAPATADEPKAPQLTERETEVLRLVAKGLSYKQIAERLVISHRTVQNHVQNTLGKLQLHNRVELVRYAIERGLDSVDGA, encoded by the coding sequence ATGACGGAGCAGTACACGGTGCGGGCGGACGCGACGGTGCGGGTGATGGTGGTCGACGACCACCCGATGTGGCGTGACGCGGTGGCCCGCGACCTCGCGGCCGCCGGCTTCGACGTCGTCGCCACGGCCGGCGACGGGCCGCAGGCGGTGCGCAGGGCCCAGGCCGTCGAGCCCGACGTCCTGGTCCTCGATCTCAATCTGCCGGGCATGCCCGGAGCCCAGGTCTGCAAGGAACTGGTCGCCGCCGACCCGGCGTTGAGGGTGCTGGTCCTGTCCGCGTCGGGCGAGCACGCCGACGTCCTGGAAGCGGTGAAGTCCGGCGCGCTCGGCTACCTCCTCAAGTCCGCCAGCACCGAGGAGCTGACCGACGCCGTCCGTCGCACGGCCGTCGGCGACCCGGTGTTCACCCCGGGCCTGGCCGGCCTCGTCCTCGGCGAGTACCGCAGGCTCGCCCGGGACCCGGCGCCCGCCACCGCCGACGAGCCCAAGGCCCCACAGCTCACCGAGCGCGAGACCGAGGTGCTGCGCCTGGTCGCCAAGGGCCTGAGCTACAAGCAGATCGCCGAGCGTCTGGTCATCTCGCACCGCACGGTGCAGAACCACGTGCAGAACACTCTGGGCAAGCTCCAGCTCCACAACAGGGTGGAGCTCGTGCGGTACGCGATAGAGCGCGGCCTCGACAGCGTGGACGGCGCTTGA
- a CDS encoding 6-phosphofructokinase yields the protein MRVGVLTGGGDCPGLNAVIRGVVRKGVQEYGYEFTGFKDGWRGPLEGATVQLDIPAVRGILPRGGTILGSSRTNPLKAEDGVRRIKENLAKYEIDAVIAIGGEDTLGVAARLSDEYGIKCVGVPKTIDNDLSATDYTFGFDTAVGIATEAIDRLHTTAESHMRVLVVEVMGRHAGWIALHSGLAGGANVILIPEQRFDVDQVCGWITSRFKASYAPIVVIAEGAMPKDGELVLKDGTLDSFGHVRLSGVGEWLAKEIEKRTGKEARTTVLGHVQRGGTPSAFDRWLATRFGLHAIEAVRDGDFGKMVALRGTDIVRVPIAEATSKLKTVDPALYAEVGVFFG from the coding sequence ATGCGGGTCGGAGTACTGACCGGAGGCGGTGACTGCCCCGGACTCAACGCGGTCATCCGGGGCGTCGTCCGTAAGGGTGTGCAGGAGTACGGATACGAGTTCACCGGGTTCAAGGACGGCTGGCGCGGCCCGCTGGAGGGCGCCACCGTCCAGCTGGACATCCCGGCGGTGCGCGGCATCCTGCCGCGCGGCGGCACCATCCTCGGCTCCTCGCGCACCAACCCCCTGAAGGCCGAGGACGGCGTCCGCCGCATCAAGGAGAACCTCGCCAAGTACGAGATCGACGCCGTGATCGCGATCGGCGGCGAGGACACCCTGGGGGTGGCGGCCCGGCTGAGCGACGAGTACGGCATCAAGTGCGTCGGGGTGCCCAAGACGATCGACAACGACCTGTCGGCCACCGACTACACCTTCGGCTTCGACACCGCCGTCGGCATCGCGACCGAGGCCATCGACCGCCTGCACACCACGGCCGAGTCGCACATGCGGGTGCTCGTCGTGGAGGTCATGGGCCGGCACGCGGGCTGGATCGCCCTGCACTCCGGTCTGGCCGGCGGTGCCAACGTCATCCTCATCCCCGAGCAGCGCTTCGACGTCGACCAGGTCTGCGGCTGGATCACCTCCCGCTTCAAGGCCTCGTACGCGCCGATCGTCGTCATCGCCGAAGGCGCCATGCCGAAGGACGGCGAACTGGTGCTCAAGGACGGCACCCTCGACTCCTTCGGGCACGTCCGGCTCTCCGGCGTCGGCGAGTGGCTGGCCAAGGAGATCGAGAAGCGCACCGGCAAGGAGGCCAGGACCACCGTCCTCGGCCACGTCCAGCGCGGCGGCACTCCGAGCGCCTTCGACCGGTGGCTCGCCACCCGCTTCGGACTGCACGCCATCGAGGCGGTGCGCGACGGCGACTTCGGCAAGATGGTCGCGCTGCGCGGCACCGACATCGTGCGGGTGCCGATCGCCGAGGCGACCTCGAAGCTGAAGACCGTGGACCCCGCGCTCTACGCCGAGGTGGGCGTCTTCTTCGGCTGA
- a CDS encoding anthranilate synthase family protein, which produces MLIQRLLDDSCPPFALLRRRTPGRDHDTVELLIGAVHEAEHLADLPVGNRPALALVPFRQIRERGFDVRDDNTPLSVLVADETYELPLADVLAELPAHDVRVEGGGFDVSDDAYAEIVRRVIDDEIGRGEGANFVIRRTFTGEIPGFGRSDALALFRRLLTGERGAYWTFVVHTPDRTLVGASPEVHVRMSGGTVVMNPISGTYRYPAGGPTPEGLLAFLADRKETDELSMVVDEELKMMCTVGDMGGVVIGPRLKEMAHLAHTEYELRGRSSLDVRDVLRETMFAATVTGSPVQNACRVIERYEPGGRGYYAGALALLGRDAGGAQTLDSPILIRTADISPDGRLKVPVGATLVRHSDPAGEVAETHAKAAGVLAALGVRPARPHTDAVRPRLAEDPRVRAALDARRADLAPFWLRMQDRPAEPAGSALVIDGEDTFTAMLAHVLRSAGLSVSVLRYDAPQLRERALGHEGPVILGPGPGDPSKTADPKMRLLRPLAAELLRSHRHGLLGVCLGHELIAAELGLEIVRKQVPHQGAQVRIDLFGRPETVGFYNSFVARCEGDVPGVEVARDASTGEVHALRGPGYAGIQFHPESVLTLRGPELIRDLLAGVTVG; this is translated from the coding sequence ATGCTCATCCAGAGGCTGTTGGACGACTCCTGCCCGCCGTTCGCCCTGCTGCGCAGGCGCACCCCGGGCCGCGACCACGACACCGTGGAGCTGTTGATCGGCGCGGTCCACGAGGCCGAGCACCTCGCCGACCTCCCCGTCGGCAACCGGCCCGCCCTCGCCCTGGTGCCGTTCCGGCAGATCAGGGAGCGCGGCTTCGACGTCCGCGACGACAACACCCCGCTCTCGGTGCTCGTCGCGGACGAGACCTACGAACTGCCGCTCGCGGACGTGCTCGCCGAGCTGCCCGCGCACGACGTGCGGGTCGAGGGCGGCGGGTTCGACGTCAGCGACGACGCGTACGCCGAGATCGTCCGGCGGGTGATCGACGACGAGATCGGCCGCGGCGAGGGCGCGAACTTCGTCATCCGGCGCACCTTCACCGGCGAGATCCCCGGCTTCGGCCGGTCCGACGCCCTGGCCCTGTTCCGGCGCCTGCTGACCGGCGAGCGGGGCGCGTACTGGACGTTCGTGGTGCACACCCCGGACCGCACGCTGGTCGGGGCGAGTCCCGAGGTGCATGTGCGGATGTCCGGCGGCACGGTCGTCATGAACCCGATCAGCGGGACCTACCGCTACCCGGCGGGCGGTCCCACCCCCGAGGGCCTGCTGGCCTTCCTCGCCGACCGCAAGGAGACCGACGAGCTGTCGATGGTGGTCGACGAGGAGCTCAAGATGATGTGCACGGTCGGCGACATGGGCGGGGTCGTGATCGGCCCCCGCCTGAAGGAGATGGCCCATCTCGCGCACACCGAGTACGAGTTGAGGGGCCGCTCGTCGCTCGATGTGCGCGACGTGCTGCGCGAGACGATGTTCGCGGCGACGGTCACCGGGTCGCCGGTGCAGAACGCGTGCCGGGTCATCGAGCGGTACGAGCCCGGTGGGCGCGGCTATTACGCGGGCGCGCTCGCCCTGCTCGGCCGGGACGCGGGCGGCGCCCAGACGCTGGACTCCCCCATCCTGATCCGCACGGCGGACATCTCCCCGGACGGGCGGCTCAAGGTGCCGGTCGGGGCCACGCTGGTACGCCACTCGGACCCGGCGGGCGAGGTCGCCGAGACCCATGCCAAGGCGGCGGGCGTCCTGGCGGCGCTCGGGGTGCGGCCCGCACGCCCGCACACCGATGCCGTACGGCCCCGGCTCGCGGAGGATCCCCGGGTGCGGGCCGCGCTGGACGCCCGGCGGGCCGACCTCGCGCCGTTCTGGCTGCGGATGCAGGACCGGCCCGCCGAACCGGCCGGCTCGGCGCTGGTCATCGACGGCGAGGACACCTTCACGGCGATGCTGGCGCATGTGCTGCGCTCAGCGGGGCTCTCGGTCTCGGTGCTCCGCTACGACGCCCCACAGCTGCGCGAGCGGGCGCTCGGCCACGAGGGGCCGGTGATCCTCGGGCCCGGTCCAGGCGACCCCTCGAAGACGGCCGACCCGAAGATGCGGCTGCTGCGCCCGCTGGCGGCGGAACTCCTGCGCTCGCACCGGCACGGGCTGCTCGGGGTGTGCCTCGGGCATGAGCTGATCGCGGCGGAGCTGGGGCTTGAGATCGTGCGCAAGCAGGTGCCGCATCAGGGGGCTCAGGTGCGGATCGACCTGTTCGGCCGGCCGGAGACGGTGGGCTTCTACAACAGCTTCGTGGCGCGGTGCGAAGGGGACGTACCGGGTGTGGAGGTGGCCCGGGACGCGTCGACGGGCGAGGTCCACGCACTGCGCGGGCCGGGTTACGCGGGCATCCAGTTCCACCCCGAGTCGGTACTGACCCTGCGCGGCCCGGAACTGATCCGGGACCTGCTGGCGGGGGTGACGGTGGGCTGA
- a CDS encoding trp operon leader peptide, protein MFAHSTQNWWWTAHPAAR, encoded by the coding sequence ATGTTCGCGCACTCGACCCAGAACTGGTGGTGGACCGCTCATCCGGCGGCCCGCTGA
- a CDS encoding N-acetylmuramoyl-L-alanine amidase, which translates to MSRRQQRDAKKRLFAYGVAGAVVATALGTVAVAAPGAVASPADGRGPGAGGSLQSQFADAAKEFKVPQSVLMAVSYRQTLWEDHDGRPSTSGAYNVMGLTRVTPADLERPSDQERLAHLDMSGDPSVMKKFDPKKALATAAPAVDTNDPRLHTLDTAAALIGKPVAAVRDDAGQSIRAGAALLAQYQRAATGSLPGEAGAWYPAVARYSEASDAKGADLFARRVFDSVRSGESRVTTDGQRLTLPADSTVKPVKTVTASKAPLAATSSKAAADAVVPECPVGLACDFKPADPNNYNVATRPDNGFDIRQIVIHDTETDYQTAVNTFQNPTSSASAHYIVKDDGSLVTQLVATKDESYHAGNKTMNMHALGVEHVGFAMKAGSWYGEPLYDSSATLVKYLAERFNIPLDREHIIGHDEVPGPLDGYVAGQHWDPGPFWDWNHYMSLLGAPTGDGGAGQPLAAGQVVKVVPPFSAQTTTYLDPVTKVRSTFNEPVNFGFLYTTPSTTGDPLTDPYLGTQVATEGPNWANKVVAGGSYVVADWQGDWTAIWYGGQKAWFYNPGGQYTAVVDPSGPVVLKAKGTAAVAVYGRSYPEDAAYAGTGVPVQGSNSASLTKYTIPADQAYVAAGAPVAGDYYYGGTTLGTLVKGTQTFYPIRYNHRIAWVRTADVQQVTPAGPIRADNRYDLLARDANGGLWQYQGSGDITQPFLTRFKIGSGWGVYNAMTDLSDFRADGRGDLIARDTSGVAWYYKGSGNPAAPFGDRVKLGAGWGVFNALVGAGDLTGDGQADLIARDGDGKLWFYPGTGGPAFGQRTQIGSSWQIYDAILSTGDLDGDGKGDFIAREPSGKLWFYPGTGSSIQPFGDRHQIGSGWNIYNAIVSSGDLNGDGKPDLTGRDADGQLWFYPGNGGTVQPFGDRRQIGSGWNIYNTLL; encoded by the coding sequence GTGAGCAGACGGCAGCAGCGAGACGCGAAGAAGAGACTTTTCGCCTATGGGGTGGCCGGGGCGGTCGTCGCGACCGCGCTCGGCACGGTGGCCGTGGCGGCGCCGGGCGCAGTGGCGTCACCGGCGGACGGCCGGGGCCCGGGTGCCGGGGGGAGCCTGCAGTCCCAATTCGCGGACGCGGCCAAGGAGTTCAAGGTTCCGCAGAGCGTCCTGATGGCGGTCTCCTACCGCCAGACGCTCTGGGAGGACCACGACGGCAGGCCCAGCACGTCGGGCGCGTACAACGTCATGGGGCTGACCCGGGTCACGCCCGCCGACCTGGAGCGGCCCAGCGACCAGGAGCGGCTCGCCCACCTGGACATGAGCGGCGACCCGTCGGTCATGAAGAAGTTCGACCCCAAGAAGGCACTGGCCACCGCCGCGCCCGCCGTCGACACCAACGACCCCCGGCTGCACACGCTGGACACCGCCGCGGCGCTGATCGGCAAGCCGGTGGCCGCGGTACGCGACGACGCCGGGCAGAGCATCCGGGCGGGCGCCGCGCTGCTCGCCCAGTACCAGCGCGCGGCCACCGGCTCGCTGCCGGGCGAGGCGGGCGCCTGGTACCCGGCGGTGGCCCGCTACAGCGAGGCCTCCGACGCCAAGGGCGCCGACCTCTTCGCGCGGCGCGTCTTCGACTCGGTGCGTTCCGGCGAGAGTCGCGTGACCACCGACGGCCAGCGCCTGACGCTGCCCGCGGACAGCACCGTCAAGCCGGTCAAGACCGTCACGGCCTCGAAGGCGCCGCTGGCGGCCACGTCCTCGAAGGCGGCGGCGGACGCGGTGGTGCCCGAGTGCCCGGTGGGCCTGGCCTGCGACTTCAAGCCGGCCGACCCGAACAACTACAACGTGGCGACGCGGCCGGACAACGGCTTCGACATCCGGCAGATCGTGATCCACGACACGGAGACCGACTACCAGACCGCCGTCAACACGTTCCAGAACCCGACGAGCAGCGCCAGCGCGCACTACATCGTCAAGGACGACGGCAGCCTCGTCACGCAACTGGTGGCGACGAAGGACGAGTCGTACCACGCGGGCAACAAGACCATGAACATGCACGCCCTCGGCGTGGAGCACGTGGGCTTCGCGATGAAGGCGGGCAGCTGGTACGGCGAGCCGCTGTACGACTCCTCCGCCACGCTGGTGAAGTACCTGGCCGAGCGCTTCAACATCCCGCTGGACCGCGAGCACATCATCGGCCACGACGAGGTGCCGGGTCCGCTGGACGGGTACGTCGCCGGGCAGCACTGGGACCCGGGCCCGTTCTGGGACTGGAACCACTACATGTCCCTGCTCGGCGCCCCGACCGGCGACGGCGGCGCGGGCCAGCCGCTCGCGGCCGGCCAGGTCGTCAAGGTCGTGCCGCCGTTCAGCGCCCAGACCACGACGTACCTCGACCCCGTCACCAAGGTCCGCTCCACGTTCAACGAGCCGGTCAACTTCGGCTTCCTGTACACGACCCCGTCGACCACGGGCGACCCGCTGACCGACCCGTACCTGGGTACGCAGGTCGCCACGGAGGGCCCCAACTGGGCCAACAAGGTCGTCGCCGGCGGCTCCTACGTCGTCGCGGACTGGCAGGGCGACTGGACGGCGATCTGGTACGGCGGGCAGAAGGCCTGGTTCTACAACCCGGGCGGCCAGTACACGGCGGTGGTCGATCCCTCGGGCCCGGTCGTCCTGAAGGCGAAGGGCACGGCCGCGGTCGCGGTCTACGGGCGCTCCTACCCCGAGGACGCGGCGTACGCGGGCACCGGCGTCCCGGTGCAGGGCAGCAACTCGGCCTCGCTGACGAAGTACACCATCCCGGCCGACCAGGCCTACGTCGCCGCCGGTGCGCCGGTCGCGGGTGACTACTACTACGGCGGCACCACGCTCGGCACCCTGGTGAAGGGCACCCAGACCTTCTACCCGATCCGCTACAACCACCGGATCGCCTGGGTGCGCACGGCCGACGTCCAGCAGGTCACCCCGGCCGGCCCGATCCGCGCGGACAACCGCTACGACCTGCTGGCGCGGGACGCCAACGGTGGCCTGTGGCAGTACCAGGGTTCGGGCGACATCACACAGCCCTTTCTGACCCGGTTCAAGATCGGTAGCGGCTGGGGCGTCTACAACGCCATGACCGACCTGTCGGACTTCCGTGCCGATGGCCGCGGCGACCTGATCGCCCGGGACACCTCCGGTGTGGCCTGGTACTACAAGGGCAGCGGCAACCCGGCCGCCCCGTTCGGCGACCGGGTCAAGCTCGGCGCGGGCTGGGGCGTGTTCAACGCGCTGGTGGGCGCGGGCGATCTGACCGGCGACGGCCAGGCCGACCTGATCGCCCGGGACGGCGACGGCAAGCTCTGGTTCTACCCGGGCACGGGCGGCCCCGCCTTCGGTCAGCGCACGCAGATCGGCAGCAGCTGGCAGATCTACGACGCGATCCTGAGCACCGGCGATCTCGACGGCGACGGCAAGGGCGACTTCATCGCGCGCGAGCCGTCCGGGAAGCTGTGGTTCTACCCGGGCACCGGCAGCTCCATCCAGCCGTTCGGCGACCGCCACCAGATCGGCTCGGGCTGGAACATCTACAACGCGATCGTCAGCTCGGGCGATCTGAACGGCGACGGCAAGCCGGACCTGACCGGCCGCGACGCCGATGGCCAGCTCTGGTTCTACCCGGGCAACGGCGGCACGGTGCAGCCGTTCGGCGACCGCCGCCAGATCGGCAGCGGCTGGAACATCTACAACACGCTGCTCTGA